AAtagggatgttttttttttttttttttcaatttctgTTTAACAATGAGATGCCCATGCCAGATAGATATCTCTATGGTGAAGGATGCATTTTGTCTTAGAGCTATAATACATTGTCATGTTTGTGGGACAGTTTTCTAAAGCTAGTTTATGTATTGATTCAAAGTCCACCGCTATaaatcttttttttctctccatatttTCTCTAattacaaaaatgtttttttcatcTTTACATTGTGTGTACACTGTACATGTTTATAATTTGTGTTTCTGTAGCATGTAAAAGTTGTATGGCTAGCCTATACCTGCTTAAAGTTGAGCATTTAAGAGTACATACTGCAGTGGAAGAAACCCTGAAATCCAACTCCTCAGAGCAAATGGAGGGAAAAAAAGATTCTTCATATTTCTAAGGTAAACAGAAAATGACGTAACAGCCAAGCCAGCTGGGTTTCACATGGGAAGGTGACAAGGTGAAACAACTCCTCACTTGGGGCTCTGACTCTAGTTCAGCGTcatgattgaaatttaaaggcaacgttCCTGCGTTAGTGGTGACTGCATGTACGGTGAACACGTAtatcggctcaatcggaaatgacctttTCCATTTCTATCGTGCAATCTGTAACACTTCAGTAATCCAGACTGAAGAGCGCCTCAAGGTTTGGATCTACAACGCCCCAGGGTGAGACTGACAGATCCAAGTTGGGTAAAAGTTCACATGATTCTCAGCGTTGCAGGAGCCTTTGAACTGTTGAGGATTTTAAACAAGATAAAATGTTCAGATATTCTCCTGTGTCACTGACATGTACCCACGTCCTGGTTTGAACTCCCTCACTGTCATTGTGTAACCTGGAAACAATAAGAAAAATGACCTTAAGACTGTTGAAACACTCTGGATTCAAGGCTAACAGTCGTATCTGACGATCTTAAAAGCAATCAATTAAACAATCGCTCATATGCTAAATCTTTTACCAAAATTCAGAGAACGGACTTCATCTGTCCAATACAAAGGCGGACACTATTCCCATCGGTGTGTACATGCCCAGTCAATCAACAGCTTTCTCTCCAACAATGTGTGTAAACAAAGTAAGATGAGTTACTTTGACATTAGCAAATGTATTTACGCCTTTTTATATACCCTGTACAATGTATACATTTGACATGCTTATTGTAGAACTAAAAATATGTTAACATGACCATTTTGTCTTTTTAGGTAAAAAAAAACCAAGCAAACCATTCTAACTATTTCACTGACTTGAGTCAATTTAGAACAAGGTCTAAATTACATCGTGGTAATTCTCTAAAACAAAACTATTCCTGATACAGGACTTATGTAAACTGATAGTACAGTTCAAAATGTAATTCACAGTATTTCTTATGGACGCtagaaaacttttttttaaagcagaaACACAGGTCCAAAGCCATAAGAGAACATGATTATTTTTCAGCTTTTTTTAATGCTTGAATAACAAGTTAAAATAATTGGACATCTCAGTGAGAGCAagatgcagagggagggagactaTCTTAGGCTTTCGAAAGTAACAAAGAGCTGTCCAGAAGTCTCCAGGGAAGGTGGAGTTGTGTTAAGTGCACACGTAGTCACACCAGGCCAGCTCCTTCAGACACTACTCACTCAATAACATTTCCCTCCATCAGAGAGAGGTTTTATACCTCCACCTATACAGATAATGGTGACAAACTTGCAGCCAACTGATGTCATACCAAACAGGTCATCTCCTAGGCAAGAAAACTATTCGTCTTCCTCTTTTTGGATTATTTAACCAGTTGATCAGTTCTCCGAGGAGGAATACGTCTCGTTTGAACAAAGTCCTGAGTCTTCCACTGTGCAGCTTATTCTTTTGTTAATTATTTATCACAAATGTACATTGAGTGACGAGTGAAGttgaaaaaaatctatttaaaaaaaGAATCTAGTAGAATGTTAATTTCTCATGTGGTAAAAATACAGTATATTCCCAATAATACAGCACCACGTTCAAATATTCGGGATGACATTCCTGTTGCTGTTGAATTTCACTTTTATATAAAGGTTGATATTTAAAGTATTCCAAGTCTGCAATGAGAGGGAAAGATGTCAGGTTTGCAGACAGTCCCATCATTCTTTACACAATCAAGATGAGTTGAAACCGGCTCCTGGTTTTCCACTCATAACCATGCACAGTCCAGCATAGAGATTCTGAGAGTAAGACAGAGGCAAAGGAAAGATACTTACATTGTTCTGCGTCTCTGGTCGAACAGAGAAAATCTACTGTCTAAGGTCATTGTACAGTCCATTAGTAGAACATTCGTGGGAGTTTCCATTGGGTTGACCTAAGCCATTACCTACAACAAAACATTATGGTCAAAATGATAGAGTGACAAACTGAGAAACAACCACCTATAGAAACCACATCTGCTTGTTTTATTACCTGTGTGTTCGTTGAAGTGGCAGTGCGATGCGTTTTGAGGAGCTGCTGTTGGTGATCCATCACGAGAGGAGAAGGAGCGGTCGTTGTCATCAGCGCGATGGCGTTTCTTAGGGTATCTGTTGTCCTGGTAACGTCGCTTCTTGCTCGCCCTCTCATCGTCGCTGCTGCTTGCCCTGCGACCCTCCAGGGGGGCATTGGGGTCACGGTGCCCCTCGGGACTCTGGGTAGAGTGGATCTCACCCCCTGACTTCTCATCCTCCGTGTCAGTGTCGTACCTCCTACttttgttgtgtttggaggaactGCTGCCGTCGGCTGCCCTGTCAGAGGAATTCACGTCAAAGGTCCTGGAAGAAAGAACACCCAGGTCAGAGGTAATATAGATCAGTTGTTACTTTATCTGACAGTGTCTCATTGTGGAGGCTTAAAGACTGCCTTACCTATtatctctgtgcctctctctgtccttGGACTTCTTCTTCTTGCTCTTCTTGGGTTTCTTGGCCTGACGCTCCTCAGAGctgtcctttctctcctctctgtgaggCTCGGATCGTTTCACCAGGGCTGGGGAAAGGGCTGGGAGGGGCTGACTGGGCTTAGTGCTGGAGCTCAGTGGGGTGGGCAGAGGGGTCTCCTGTGAAGGGTAGTAACACCTCTCTTTACCTTCATCCCTCCACCTTGAGCGTCCATGAGGCTCCTCTCTGTGTGGGAGGCTGTGGTGGCTGTGCTCCCTCCTGTCCCTATTCCTGTCCTTACTCGTTCtgtggtggtaatggtggtgacagcggtccctgtccctctctctggggTGATAGCGTCGCTGTGAGAGGAATGCCTCAGACTCCCAGTTCCGGTGTCTGTCCCGGCTGAGCGAGCGGTCCCGGTATGACCGATGGTGGTCTCTGTCTCGGTGGTCTCGCCGGTGCCGGTAGTGGTCTGAGTCATGGTCCCGGTTGCGTTCACGGCTCCTGTCCCAGTGGTACCTATCCCCTTCTCCGTCTTTATCCCGGTCAGAAGAGTACAGCCGGTCTCGATCCCTATCGCAGTCCGAAGAATGTAGTCTGCCTTTCTCCTTATCCCGATCGGAAGAGTCCAACCCGCCTTTCTCCTTATCCCGATCGGAAGAGTCCAACCCGCCTTTCTCCTTATCCCGATCGGAAGAGTCCAACCCGCCTTTCTCCTTATCCCGATCGGAAGAGTCCAACCCGCCTTTCTCCTTATCCCGATCGGAAGAGTCCAACCCGCCTTTCTCCTTATCCCGATCGGAAGAGTCCAACCCGCCTTTCTCCTTATCCCGATCGGAAGAGTCCAACCCGCCTTTCTCCTTATCCCGATCGGAAGAGTCCAACCCGCCTTTCTCCTTATCCCGATCGGAAGAGTCCAACCCGCCTTTCTCCTTATCCCGATCGGAAGAGTCCAACCCGCCTTTCTCCTTATCCCGATCGGAAGAGTCCAACCCGCCTTTCTCCTTATCCCGATCGGAAGAGTTCAACCCGCCTTTCTCCTTATCCCGATCGGAAGAGTAcatctggtctcttccatctctgGAGCTGGGCTTTCCATCCAGCCCTACAGCTGGGCTGTTCTGGGTCTCCCTGACGTCCTCCCCAGATCCCCTGTGTGGGGCTCCAAGATCTTTTGTGGCTCCCAGGCCAGGTCCGGAGAGGACTGGGGTACTGAGGCAGCGGGGGGTGGGCTGGAGGAATAAGACCCCAGGGTTGGAGCTGGATTCCCTCAAGGCATCGGTAAGTGGTTTAGCTCCAACATCAGCCAATGTGGATGGAGGTTTAGCAGTGGTTGATGGTGCGTGGTGAGGGAGGGGGCCAGAGTGAGTTTTAGCCTTTTTCTCTGGGGTGAGGGAGAGGCGGCTGTCGATGTCGGCACTGTGCAGGGCTTGAGAGGTGCTGGCCTGGCTAGCGGTGGTGCAATACACCTCTTTGCTGTAGAAAAATATGACATTTTCATGAATTACTGGATCTTCAAATCATCAAGCAACGTGGATCAAAAGAAGAGAATTTGATCACGCTCACCTTGGGCCACTGTGGTGAGCCTCCGCCCCATTAGACATGCTGGAACCCAAACCGGGCGACATCGCATGACCGTTACCGTGGATCTGcacaacaacagacacacataatGAGTACACAGGTGATGTGATTTGTGGAGTTCAGTAAAGTATTTAAAATGTGTGTCGACTGAGTATAGGTACCTTCTCAGGGTGTTTGATGTTGTGGTGTCCGTTCTGACTGAGTTTGGAGAAGCTGTTGGTCCCGTTACGGTGCATGGTAGCCTGGCCATTACCGATGCCGTTGGTCTTGAGGGTCAGCACTCTGGGGACGGGGCCGTAGactgtctctcccttcctcccgtTAACGTGAGGCTGAGCCGTGCCGTTCCCCAGACCACTGCCTCCCTCCTGGTCCGACTCCTCAGACGACTCCTGGCCGTACGGCACCAGGAACGACGCCCCGTGACCGTTTCTGTTAACGGAGGGAGTGCCATTAATGCGAGGATCCCGGGGCGTAGACATGTCTGATGTAGACTGTGACGAAGAGGGCGGCTGGGCATAAGAGGATGATGAGGGGCGGATCTGTTTGCCCTGACCGATGAAGAAGGAGAGCTTCTGGCGCTTGGCAGGGTCAGGGATGCCTGTGGGACGGTtgagaggatgggaggaagaggtGGCGAGCGGGCTGTAGCTAGTCTTGCCCATGCTGTTGTCACTGCTGGTGCTGGGCTTAGAGCCAGAGGGGTAGTCCCTTAGCGAGCTGTTCCCATTGACGTGAAAGATGTTCTGTGAGGGGAGGGGACACATTGGTTACAGGCTCTTACTAAACATCTTGCCTCTGAACAGATGATTGTGCAAAAGCTGGTGTGTTTAGGCTGTACCTTGGCCATGTGTGGGGGCAGCTGTGGCCCTATGAAACCAGTGCTGGTGTGTCGTGGCCCAATGTTGACCCGGGGTGTGAGAATGGGGCGGGGGGACAACTGGCCGAGGGGCCCCGCGGTCCGGCACGTGTGATTGTAGTCCCCTCCATTCTTCAGATCAGGTGACCTGGTGGCCAGAACAGGCAGCACCCATCACAGATCAAAAAGCTCAACCACAAAGGGAAAACAACCTGCACAGAACTGTTGCGTGGTCCAACACAATACTTTAACATGCCAATATTTTACACCATTCAAACAAGGCTCCCCTTGGTTGACATGAATGGGAGCTACTCACCTGATGTAGAAGAGAACATAAGCCTGCTGGTTGAGGACTGACCTGATGTCACTGACCAACACAGAGGAGTCATTCAACTGGTACCACTGGCCATTGCTAGcctgaaagagagagatttaTAAAACATGCATCACACTGACATACGTAAGTATGAACATAATCCTTTATAGACGACTAATCAAACATCTGGCTTACATAGAAAGGGTGAGAGGATTATTCACATGGGGGTTTGGGTTGTCGTCGTTAAGCTTTCTTTCATTGATTGTTCGAGAACCGTCCCACTAGTGATTTCTGTCAATATTGGAGCTTATCTtgaagtagcagtagtaatatATTAGGTTAGATGTTAGGGCTTACCCCAACATGGTGTATTTTAGGAAGCCctaaaatacagtgcattcgggaaagtattcaaaccaaTTCCCTTTTTCatctttgttacgttacagccttactctattttcaggcctctccagagatgttcgatccgggctctggctgggtcactcaaggacattcagagacttgtcctgaagtcaTTCCTGCAtcgtcttgtctgtgtgcttagggtcgttgtcttgttggaaggtgaaccatcgccccagtctgaggtcctgagcgctctatagcaggttttcatcaaggatctctctgtactttgctctgttcatctttcccttgatcctgactagtctcccagtccctgctgctgaaaaacatccccacagcatgatgctgccaccaccatgcttcaccgtagggatgttgccaggtttcctccagatgtgacgcttggcattcaggccaaagagttcaatcttggtttcatcagaccagagaatcttgtttctcattgtctgagtcttttcggtgccttttggcaaactccaagcaggctgtcatgtgccctttaatgaggagtggcttccatctggccactctaccataaaggcctgattggtggagtgctgcagagatggttgtccatcgggaaggttcccccatcttcacagaggaactctggagctctgtcagggtgaccatcgggttcttggtcacctcccctgaccaagtcccttctcccccgattgcgcagtttggccgggcggccagctttagaaagggtcttggtggttacaaacttttTCCATCTAAGAAtgatgaggccactgtgttcttggggaccttcaatgctgcagaaatgttttgttaacCTTTCCCAGATcagtgcctcaacacaatccttcgacctcatgcctttgtttttgctctgacatgcactgtcaactgtgggagcttatatggacaggtgtgtgcctttccaaatcatgtccaatcaattgaacttaCCCCAGGTGGGCTCCAacgaagttgtagaaacatcaaggatgatggGGCTCCTAGAAGTGTAACTACACTGGTTCAAATacaggttgtatcacaaccagccgtgattgggagtcctatagggcagcgcacaattggcctagcgtcttTGGCCGTTGtgggccgtcattttaaataagaatgtgttcttaatgacttgcctagttaaataaagataaaataaaatgatcaatggaaacaggatgcaccagagctcaacttcgagtctcatagcaaaggttctgaataatTATGTAGATAAAGGtgttacaaataaaaacagatttttttgctttgtcattattgtatGTAGATGGAGTAAAAATCTATTTTGGAAaagggctgtaacgtaataaaatgtgggaaaagtccaggggtctgaatactttcggaatgcactgtatattagtGCTTACTTTGACGTAGCAGTAGTAGTGTCCAGCGTGGCAGCTGAAGCCAGAGTGCACCAGGACAGCATAGAGCACGTAGACCTGGGGCTCGCCGAGGGACTGCGACATGAAGGGACGCAGGTCTAGGCACTCAGCATACCTTACGTCCTAAAGGAGAGAAACAGGCAATGGCAGTGGAAATCTAGATAAagatctgtaaaaaaaaaaaaaggatttcCATGTACATTTTGCTGTCACTGACCATGTTTCCTGATGTCTTACCTTAGCGATCTTGCCCCCGTTGTAGTTGGCGAATCGCTTCAGTGAGATGGTGAGCACATTAGCGCTGCGGTGGATGGTGAATCTCTTAGAGGCTGGAACCATCTTCTTACACCTGCACAGACAGATCAGTTAGAAATACCAAAAACAAAACATGCAGAATTGGGTCGCAATAACACTGGTTTAGGCAGCTCTATACTGAGATGAACAACAATAACACTGGTTTAGGCAGCTCTATACTGAGATGAACAATAACAACACTGGTTTAGGCAGCTCTATACTGAGATGAACAATAACAACACTGGTTTAGGCAGCTCTATACTGAGATGAACAATAACAACACTGGTTTAGGCAGCTCTATACTGAGATGAACAATAACAACTCTGGTTTAGGCAGCTCTATACTGAGATGAACAATAACAACACTGGTTTAGGCAGCTCTATACTGAGATGAACAATAACAACACTGGTTTAGGCAGCTCTATACTGAGATGAACAATAACAACACTGGTTTAGGCAGCTCTATACTGAGATGAACAATAACAACACTGGTTTAGGCAGCTCTATACTGAGATGAACAATAACAACACTGGTTTAGGCAGCTCTATACTGAGATGAACAATAACAACACTGGTTTAGGCAGCTCTATACTGAGATGAACAATAACAACACTGGTTTAGGCAGCTCTATACTGAGATGAACAATAACAACACTGGTTTAGGCAGCTCTATACTGAGATGAACAATAACAACACTGGTTTAGGCAGCTCTATACTGAGATGAACAATAACAACACTGGTTTAGGCAGCTCTATACTGAGATGAACAACAATAACACTGGTTTAGGCAGCTCTATACTGAGATGAACAATAACAACACTGGTTTAGGCAGCTCTATACTGAGATGAACAACAATAACACTGGTTTAGGCAGCTCTATACTGAGATGAACAATAACAACACTGGTTTAGGCAGCTCTATACTGAGATGAACAACAATAACACTGGTTTAGGCAGCTCTATACTGagatgaacaacaacaacactggTTTAGGCAGCTCTATACTGAGATGAACAACAATAACACTGGTTTAGGCAGCTCTATACTGAGATGAACAACAATAACACTGGTTTAGGCAGCTCTATACTGAGATGAACAACAATAACACTGGTTTAGGCAGCTCTATACTGAGATGAACAACAATAACACTGGTTTAGGCAGCTCTATACTATACTGAGATGAACAACAATAACACTGGTTTAGGCAGCTCTATACTGAGATGAACAACAATAACACTGGTTTAGGCAGCTCTATACTGAGATGAACAACAATAACACTGGTTTAGGCAGCTCTATACTGAGATGAACAACAATAACACTGGTTTAGGCAGCTCTATACTGAGATGAACAATAACAACACTGGTTTAGGCAGCTCTATACTGAGATGAACAATAACAACACTGGTTTAGGCAGCTCTATACTGAGATGAACAACAATAACACTGGTTTAGGCAGCTCTATACTGAGATGAACAACAATAACACTGGTTTAGGCAGCTCTATACTGAGATGAACAATAACAACACTGGTTTAGGCAGCTCTATACTGAGATGAACAATAACAACACTGGTTTAGGCAGCTCTATACTGAGATGAACAATAACAACACTGGTTTAGGCAGCTCTATACTGAGATGAACAATAACAACACTGGTTTAGGCAGCTCTATACTGAGATGAACAATAACAACACTGGTTTAGGCAGCTCTATACTGAGATGAACAATAATAACACTGGTTTAGGCAGCTCTCTATACTGAGATGAACAATAACAACACTGGTTTAGGCAGCTCTATACTGAGATGAACAATAACAACACTGGTTTAGGCAGCTCTATACTGAGATGAACAATAATAACACTGGTTTAGGCAGCTCTATACTGAGATGAACAATAACAACACTGGTTTAGGCAGCTCTATACTGAGATGAACAATAATAACACTGGTTTAGGCAGCTCTATACTGAGATGAACAATAACAACACTGGTTTAGGCAGCTCTATACTGAGATGAACAACAATAACACTGGTTTAGGCAGCTCTATACTGAGATGAACAACAATAACACTGGTTTAGGCAGCTCTATACTGAGATGAACAACAATAACACTGGTTTAGGCAGCTCTATACTGAGATGAACAACAATAACACTGGTTTAGGCAGCTCTATACTGAGATGAACAACAATAACACTGGTTTAGGCAGCTCTATACTGAGATGAACAACAATAACACTGGTTTAGGCAGCTCTATACTGAGATGAACAATAACAACACTGGTTTAGGCAGCTCTATACTGAGATGAACAATAACAACACTGGTTTAGGCAGCTCTATACTGAGATGAACAATAACAACACTGGTTTAGGCAGCTCTATACTGAGATGAACAATAACAACACTGGTTTAGGCAGCTCTATACTGAGATGAACAATAACAACACTGGTTTAGGCAGCTCTATACTGAGATGAACAATAACAACACTGGTTTAGGCAGCTCTATACTGAGATGAACAATAATAACACTGGTTTAGGCAGCTCTATACTGAGATGAACAATAACAACACTGGTTTAGGCAGCTCTATACTGAGATGAACAATAACAACACTGGTTTAGGCAGCTCTATACTGAGATGAACAATAACAACACTGGTTTAGGCAGCTCTATACTGAGATGAACAATAACAACACTGGTTTAGGCAGCTCTATACTGAGATGAACAATAATAACACTGGTTTAGGCAGCTCTATACTGAGATGAACAATAACAACACTGGTTTAGGCAGCTCTATACTGAGATGAACAATAACAACACTGGTTTAGGCAGCTCTATACTGAGATGAACAATAATAACACTGGTTTAGGCAGCTCTATACTGAGATGAACAATAACAACACTGGTTTAGGCAGCTCTATACTGAGATGAACAATAACAACACTGGTTTAGGCAGCTCTATACTGAGATGAACAATAATAACACTGGTTTAGGCAGCTCTATACTGAGATGAACAATAATAACACTGGTTTAGGCAGCTCTATACTGAGATGAACAATAATAACACTGGTTTAGGCAGCTCTATACTGAGATGAACAATAATAACACTGGTTTAGGCAGCTCTATACTGAGATGAACAACAATAACACTGGTTTAGGCAGCTCTATACTGAGATGAACAACAATAACACTGGTTTAGGCAGCTCTATAATGAGATTAACAATAATAACACTGGTTTAGGCAGCTCTATACTGAGATGAACAATAATAACACTGGTTTAGGCAGCTCTATACTGAGATGAACAATAATAACACTGGTTTAGGCAGCTCTATACTGAGATGAACAATAATAACACTGGTTTAGGCAGCTCTATACTGAGATGAACAATAATAACACTGGTTTAGGCAGCTCTATACTGAGATGAACAATAATAACACTGGTTTAGGCAGCTCTATACTGAGATGAACAATAACAACACTGGTTTAGGCAGCTCTATACTGAGATGAACAATAATAACACTGGTTTAGGCAGCTCTATACTGAGATGAACAATAATAACACTGGTTTAGGCAGCTCTACTGAGATGAACAATAACAACACTGGTTTAGGCAGCATTTTGCTGAGATGAACAATAAATTAATCCAGATCTACTCACTTAGCGCATCTGTAGGCATTCTCTCCATCTAGCTGCTCAGGCTTAACAAACTGTTCCAGAGCCTTTGTGATACTGGGAGCAGTCTGAAAGGTAACACGGGTGACAGTTGTCAATGATGCATTCTTAGCAAGACACAATGGTTTGACAGGTTCCCCCTTTGTGCAGCATGAAAGGCAGTTCACCGTTACCTTTATTTCCAAAGCAACATCCAAATAAGGGTCAAACGTGTCAGAGACTGCTTTGCAGTTGAAACATTTTACTGTAAAAAAACATACACAATTAGATCATCTTACCTATTAACAAATGGCAGTCATCGAATGTTTTAATGGTGTACAAGACACAGCGAGAAAGTATAGAAATCAAACTTATTCAGCAGTTGTCACAGTGCTttacagatacagttgaagtttacatacacttaggttggagtcattaactcgcttttcaaccactccacaaatttcttgataacaaactatagtttggcaagttggttaggatatctactttgtgcatgacaagtcatttttccaacaattgtttacagacggattatttcacttattaattcactgtatcacaattctagtgggtcagaagtttacatacactaagttgactgtgcctttaaacagcttggacaattccataaaattatgtcatggataTAGaggcttctgataagctaattgagtcaattggaggtgtacctgtggatgttattcaaggcctaccttcaaactcagtgcctctttgcttgacatcatgggaaaatcgaaagaaatcagcaaagacctcagaaaaaatggtagaccttcacaagtctggttcatcctcgggagcaatttccaaacgcctgaaggtaccacgttcatctgtacaaacaatagtacgcaagtataaacaccatgggaccacgcagccgtcataccgctcaggaaggagacgtgttcggtctcctagagatgaatgtactttggtgcgaaaagtgcaaatcaatcccagaacaacagcaaaggaccttgtgaagattctggaggaaacgggtacaaaagtatctatatccacagtagaaCAAGGGAAAAGGGGGACACTTGCACGCTGAAGAACACcctcccaaccatgaagcacgggggtggcagtatcatgttgtggggtgcttttctgcaggagggactggtgcacttcacaaaataaatggcatcatgaggaaggaaaattatgtgaatatattgaagcaacatctcaagacatcagtcaggaagttaaagcttggtcgcaaatgggtcttacaaaaggaaaatgaccccaagcatacttttaAAGTTGTGGAaagatggcttaaggacaacaaagtcaaggtattggagtggccatcacaaagccctgacctcaatgctATAAAagatatgtgggcagaactgcgtgtgtgagcaaggaggccttacaaacctgactcagttacaccagctctgtcaggaggaatgagtcaattcacccaacttattgtgggaagcttgtggaaggctacccaaaacatttgacccaagttcaacaatttaaaggcaatgctaccaaatactaattgagtatgtaaacttctgacccactgggaatgtgatgaaataaataaaagctcaaataaatcactactattattctgacatttcactactaattttgaaaatgactctctccagaaaaaagtctctcactgttgccgcctgctaccgaacccccctcagctcccagctgtgccctgaacaccatttgtgaattgatttcccccatctagcttcagagtttgttctgttaggtgacctaaactgggatatgcttaacaccccggcagtcctacaatctaagcaagatgccctcaatctcacacaaatcatcaaggaacccaccaggtacaaccctaactctgtaagcaagggcaccctcagacgtcatcctgaccaactggccctccaaatacacctccgctgtcttcaaccaggatctcagcgatcactgcctcattgcctgtatctgctacggagccgcagtcaaacgaccacccctcatcactgtcaaacgctccc
This genomic interval from Oncorhynchus keta strain PuntledgeMale-10-30-2019 chromosome 2, Oket_V2, whole genome shotgun sequence contains the following:
- the LOC118372938 gene encoding ubiquitin carboxyl-terminal hydrolase 42-like isoform X2, with protein sequence MTIVDRSSEKSDLESVGCKRSGSLNFPGGDGNGMDSGCSSWGAGGPSSSDAPRVKTGGCMGPTPGATVNSSSADRPKEQVVLTSGDGIALPQKVLFPAEQLSLKWNQVHRIGSGLQNLGNTCFLNSALQCLTYTAPLTNYMLSREHSKTCHEPGFCMMCTMQNHITQVFANSGNVIKPIGVLNELKRIAKHFRFGSQEDAHEFLRYTVDAMQKSCLPLNKLDRQTQATSFIHQVFGGYLRSRVKCFNCKAVSDTFDPYLDVALEIKTAPSITKALEQFVKPEQLDGENAYRCAKCKKMVPASKRFTIHRSANVLTISLKRFANYNGGKIAKDVRYAECLDLRPFMSQSLGEPQVYVLYAVLVHSGFSCHAGHYYCYVKASNGQWYQLNDSSVLVSDIRSPDLKNGGDYNHTCRTAGPLGQLSPRPILTPRVNIGPRHTSTGFIGPQLPPHMAKNIFHVNGNSSLRDYPSGSKPSTSSDNSMGKTSYSPLATSSSHPLNRPTGIPDPAKRQKLSFFIGQGKQIRPSSSSYAQPPSSSQSTSDMSTPRDPRINGTPSVNRNGHGASFLVPYGQESSEESDQEGGSGLGNGTAQPHVNGRKGETVYGPVPRVLTLKTNGIGNGQATMHRNGTNSFSKLSQNGHHNIKHPEKIHGNGHAMSPGLGSSMSNGAEAHHSGPSKEVYCTTASQASTSQALHSADIDSRLSLTPEKKAKTHSGPLPHHAPSTTAKPPSTLADVGAKPLTDALRESSSNPGVLFLQPTPRCLSTPVLSGPGLGATKDLGAPHRGSGEDVRETQNSPAVGLDGKPSSRDGRDQMYSSDRDKEKGGLNSSDRDKEKGGLDSSDRDKEKGGLDSSDRDKEKGGLDSSDRDKEKGGLDSSDRDKEKGGLDSSDRDKEKGGLDSSDRDKEKGGLDSSDRDKEKGGLDSSDRDKEKGGLDSSDRDKEKGGLDSSDRDKEKGGLDSSDRDKEKGRLHSSDCDRDRDRLYSSDRDKDGEGDRYHWDRSRERNRDHDSDHYRHRRDHRDRDHHRSYRDRSLSRDRHRNWESEAFLSQRRYHPRERDRDRCHHHYHHRTSKDRNRDRREHSHHSLPHREEPHGRSRWRDEGKERCYYPSQETPLPTPLSSSTKPSQPLPALSPALVKRSEPHREERKDSSEERQAKKPKKSKKKKSKDRERHRDNRTFDVNSSDRAADGSSSSKHNKSRRYDTDTEDEKSGGEIHSTQSPEGHRDPNAPLEGRRASSSDDERASKKRRYQDNRYPKKRHRADDNDRSFSSRDGSPTAAPQNASHCHFNEHTGNGLGQPNGNSHECSTNGLYNDLRQ